In Panthera leo isolate Ple1 chromosome B3, P.leo_Ple1_pat1.1, whole genome shotgun sequence, a single genomic region encodes these proteins:
- the ZNF770 gene encoding zinc finger protein 770 isoform X1, with translation MMAENNLKMLKIQQCVVANKLPRNRPYICNICFKHFETPSKLARHYLIHTGQKPFECDVCHKTFRQLVHLERHQLTHNLPFKCSICQRHFKNLKTFVKHQQLHNETYQNDVKQVRRLLEAKQEKPVYGMYHTFTTEERWALHPCSKSDPAYSPTKKRKNIHACTICGKMFPSQSKLDRHALIHTGQRPFKCVLCSKSFRQSTHLKIHQLTHSEERPFQCCFCQKGFKIQSKLLKHKQIHTRNKTFQTLSLKVKSPESCPLPNKLNAKQDSLENGDLGESEENNPLDVHSIYIVPFQCPECEECFESEQILNGHKCFPARGGKMPSRLKRSHNYKTVVKKILAKLKRAGGKKLDNLRSEKKVFKNNFLENCDLISGEQSPEQTQRTFMGPLGKHGTYKTVGNKKKKTLTLPFSWQKHFQNQNVGKNLKGILTTENMLTIDNSANNKDVSIYGSSGEEFFNNCEVLQCGFSVPSENLHTGHKMCPCDKCEKVFPSISKLQRHYLIHTGQRPFGCNVCGKSFRQSAHLKRHKLTHIDKIPYRRSLCQVEFENLNQLLIHPGDNVNYNASQQCQTPGFQKYEASESDQISEIKVKAESEDFILSPPYRNRQPYLSSVLLQSEQSHHGHCCGYSGRAERNDGLLYQCSVCSKSFRSPSKLERHYLIHAGQKPFECSVCGKTFRQAPHWKRHQLTHFKE, from the coding sequence ATGATggctgaaaacaatttaaaaatgctaaagatTCAACAGTGTGTAGTAGCCAACAAACTACCTAGAAACAGGCCATATATTTGCAATATTTGCTTCAAGCACTTTGAAACGCCATCAAAATTAGCTAGGCATTATCTCATTCATACTGGTCAAAAGCCATTTGAATGTGATGTGTGTCATAAAACTTTTAGACAACTGGTTCATCTGGAGAGACATCAACTAACTCATAATCTGCCTTTTAAATGTAGCATTTGTCAACGccactttaaaaatctgaagacGTTTGTGAAGCACCAACAACTTCACAATGAAACCTACCAGAATGACGTTAAACAGGTCAGAAGATTGCTGGAGGCCAAGCAAGAAAAGCCGGTATATGGGATGTATCATACTTTTACCACAGAGGAAAGATGGGCATTACACCCGTGCTCTAAATCTGATCCTGCATACAGccctacaaagaaaagaaagaatattcatgCATGTACGATCTGCGGCAAGATGTTTCCATCACAATCAAAACTTGATAGGCATGCACTTATTCATACTGGTCAGAGGCCTTTTAAGTGTGTCCTGTGCAGTAAGTCTTTCCGACAGtcaactcatttaaaaattcatcaacTCACGCATTCAGAAGAAAGACCTTTTCAATGTTGTTTTTGTCAAAAAGGATTTAAGATTCAAAGCAAACTTCTGAAGCATAAACAAATCCATACCAGGAATAAGACCTTTCAGACTCTTTCATTAAAGGTGAAGAGTCCAGAATCATGCCCGCTGCCTAATAAATTAAATGCAAAGCAGGATAGTTTGGAAAATGGTGATTTAGGTGAATCTGAGGAGAATAATCCACTTGATGTCCACTCTATTTATATCGTCCCTTTTCAGTGTCCAGAGTGTGAAGAGTGTTTTGAATCAGAGCAGATTCTCAATGGACATAAGTGTTTTCCTGCCAGAGGTGGcaaaatgccaagcaggctcaaAAGAAGCCACAACTATAAAACCGTTGTTAAAAAAATCTTGGCTAAACTTAAACGTGCTGGGGGTAAGAAATTAGATAATCTTCGATCtgagaaaaaagtatttaaaaacaatttcttggAAAATTGTGATCTTATTTCTGGTGAGCAGAGCCCTGAACAAACCCAGAGAACATTTATGGGTCCTCTTGGCAAGCATGGAACATACAAGACAgttggcaataaaaagaagaaaacattgacTTTGCCATTTTCTTGGCAAAAACACTTCCAGAACCAAAATGTGGGTAAAAACTTGAAAGGTATCCTTACGACAGAAAACATGTTAACTATAGATAATTCAGCGAATAATAAAGACGTATCTATCTACGGTTCATCAGGTGAGGAATTCTTTAATAACTGTGAAGTGCTTCAGTGTGGTTTTTCAGTTCCAAGTGAAAACCTACATACTGGACATAAGATGTGTCCTTGTGACAAATGTGAGAAAGTGTTCCCTTCTATATCCAAACTACAAAGACACTATTTAATTCATACTGGACAGAGGCCTTTTGGCTGTAATGTTTGTGGGAAATCTTTTAGACAGTCAGctcatttaaaaagacacaaattaactCATATTGATAAGATTCCTTATAGACGATCTCTTTgccaagtagaatttgaaaatttgaaccAACTTCTCATTCATCCAGGTGATAATGTTAACTATAATGCTTCCCAACAATGTCAGACTCCCGGTTTCCAAAAATATGAGGCCTCAGAGTCAGatcaaatatcagaaataaaagttaagGCAGAATCGGAGGATTTCATTCTTAGTCCCCCCTATAGGAACAGGCAGCCCTATCTCTCCAGTGTACTTTTGCAGTCAGAGCAGAGCCATCACGGTCACTGTTGTGGTTATTCAGGGCGGGCGGAGAGGAATGATGGCCTTCTCTACCAATGCAGCGTTTGTTCCAAGAGTTTTAGATCTCCATCTAAACTGGAAAGACACTATCTAATTCACGCAGGGCAGAAGCCATTTGAATGCTCAGTCTGTGGCAAAACATTCAGACAGGCTCCTCATTGGAAGAGACATCAACTTACTCACTTTAAGGAGTGA
- the ZNF770 gene encoding zinc finger protein 770 isoform X3, translating into MMAENNLKMLKIQQCVVANKLPRNRPYICNICFKHFETPSKLARHYLIHTGQKPFECDVCHKTFRQLVHLERHQLTHNLPFKCSICQRHFKNLKTFVKHQQLHNETYQNDVKQVRRLLEAKQEKPVYGMYHTFTTEERWALHPCSKSDPAYSPTKKRKNIHACTICGKMFPSQSKLDRHALIHTGQRPFKCVLCSKSFRQSTHLKIHQLTHSEERPFQCCFCQKGFKIQSKLLKHKQIHTRNKTFQTLSLKVKSPESCPLPNKLNAKQDSLENGDLGESEENNPLDVHSIYIVPFQCPECEECFESEQILNGHKCFPARGGKMPSRLKRSHNYKTVVKKILAKLKRAGGKKLDNLRSEKKVFKNNFLENCDLISGEQSPEQTQRTFMGPLGKHGTYKTVGNKKKKTLTLPFSWQKHFQNQNVGKNLKGILTTENMLTIDNSANNKDVSIYGSSGWREPPRQVSPLLCN; encoded by the exons ATGATggctgaaaacaatttaaaaatgctaaagatTCAACAGTGTGTAGTAGCCAACAAACTACCTAGAAACAGGCCATATATTTGCAATATTTGCTTCAAGCACTTTGAAACGCCATCAAAATTAGCTAGGCATTATCTCATTCATACTGGTCAAAAGCCATTTGAATGTGATGTGTGTCATAAAACTTTTAGACAACTGGTTCATCTGGAGAGACATCAACTAACTCATAATCTGCCTTTTAAATGTAGCATTTGTCAACGccactttaaaaatctgaagacGTTTGTGAAGCACCAACAACTTCACAATGAAACCTACCAGAATGACGTTAAACAGGTCAGAAGATTGCTGGAGGCCAAGCAAGAAAAGCCGGTATATGGGATGTATCATACTTTTACCACAGAGGAAAGATGGGCATTACACCCGTGCTCTAAATCTGATCCTGCATACAGccctacaaagaaaagaaagaatattcatgCATGTACGATCTGCGGCAAGATGTTTCCATCACAATCAAAACTTGATAGGCATGCACTTATTCATACTGGTCAGAGGCCTTTTAAGTGTGTCCTGTGCAGTAAGTCTTTCCGACAGtcaactcatttaaaaattcatcaacTCACGCATTCAGAAGAAAGACCTTTTCAATGTTGTTTTTGTCAAAAAGGATTTAAGATTCAAAGCAAACTTCTGAAGCATAAACAAATCCATACCAGGAATAAGACCTTTCAGACTCTTTCATTAAAGGTGAAGAGTCCAGAATCATGCCCGCTGCCTAATAAATTAAATGCAAAGCAGGATAGTTTGGAAAATGGTGATTTAGGTGAATCTGAGGAGAATAATCCACTTGATGTCCACTCTATTTATATCGTCCCTTTTCAGTGTCCAGAGTGTGAAGAGTGTTTTGAATCAGAGCAGATTCTCAATGGACATAAGTGTTTTCCTGCCAGAGGTGGcaaaatgccaagcaggctcaaAAGAAGCCACAACTATAAAACCGTTGTTAAAAAAATCTTGGCTAAACTTAAACGTGCTGGGGGTAAGAAATTAGATAATCTTCGATCtgagaaaaaagtatttaaaaacaatttcttggAAAATTGTGATCTTATTTCTGGTGAGCAGAGCCCTGAACAAACCCAGAGAACATTTATGGGTCCTCTTGGCAAGCATGGAACATACAAGACAgttggcaataaaaagaagaaaacattgacTTTGCCATTTTCTTGGCAAAAACACTTCCAGAACCAAAATGTGGGTAAAAACTTGAAAGGTATCCTTACGACAGAAAACATGTTAACTATAGATAATTCAGCGAATAATAAAGACGTATCTATCTACGGTTCATCAG ggtggaGAGAACCCCCTCGTCAAgtctcccccctcctctgcaACTAA
- the ZNF770 gene encoding zinc finger protein 770 isoform X2: MMAENNLKMLKIQQCVVANKLPRNRPYICNICFKHFETPSKLARHYLIHTGQKPFECDVCHKTFRQLVHLERHQLTHNLPFKCSICQRHFKNLKTFVKHQQLHNETYQNDVKQVRRLLEAKQEKPVYGMYHTFTTEERWALHPCSKSDPAYSPTKKRKNIHACTICGKMFPSQSKLDRHALIHTGQRPFKCVLCSKSFRQSTHLKIHQLTHSEERPFQCCFCQKGFKIQSKLLKHKQIHTRNKTFQTLSLKVKSPESCPLPNKLNAKQDSLENGDLGESEENNPLDVHSIYIVPFQCPECEECFESEQILNGHKCFPARGGKMPSRLKRSHNYKTVVKKILAKLKRAGGKKLDNLRSEKKVFKNNFLENCDLISGEQSPEQTQRTFMGPLGKHGTYKTVGNKKKKTLTLPFSWQKHFQNQNVGKNLKGILTTENMLTIDNSANNKDVSIYGSSDMFLQCRQHDGLQNLLYTKLFKNIPIA; the protein is encoded by the exons ATGATggctgaaaacaatttaaaaatgctaaagatTCAACAGTGTGTAGTAGCCAACAAACTACCTAGAAACAGGCCATATATTTGCAATATTTGCTTCAAGCACTTTGAAACGCCATCAAAATTAGCTAGGCATTATCTCATTCATACTGGTCAAAAGCCATTTGAATGTGATGTGTGTCATAAAACTTTTAGACAACTGGTTCATCTGGAGAGACATCAACTAACTCATAATCTGCCTTTTAAATGTAGCATTTGTCAACGccactttaaaaatctgaagacGTTTGTGAAGCACCAACAACTTCACAATGAAACCTACCAGAATGACGTTAAACAGGTCAGAAGATTGCTGGAGGCCAAGCAAGAAAAGCCGGTATATGGGATGTATCATACTTTTACCACAGAGGAAAGATGGGCATTACACCCGTGCTCTAAATCTGATCCTGCATACAGccctacaaagaaaagaaagaatattcatgCATGTACGATCTGCGGCAAGATGTTTCCATCACAATCAAAACTTGATAGGCATGCACTTATTCATACTGGTCAGAGGCCTTTTAAGTGTGTCCTGTGCAGTAAGTCTTTCCGACAGtcaactcatttaaaaattcatcaacTCACGCATTCAGAAGAAAGACCTTTTCAATGTTGTTTTTGTCAAAAAGGATTTAAGATTCAAAGCAAACTTCTGAAGCATAAACAAATCCATACCAGGAATAAGACCTTTCAGACTCTTTCATTAAAGGTGAAGAGTCCAGAATCATGCCCGCTGCCTAATAAATTAAATGCAAAGCAGGATAGTTTGGAAAATGGTGATTTAGGTGAATCTGAGGAGAATAATCCACTTGATGTCCACTCTATTTATATCGTCCCTTTTCAGTGTCCAGAGTGTGAAGAGTGTTTTGAATCAGAGCAGATTCTCAATGGACATAAGTGTTTTCCTGCCAGAGGTGGcaaaatgccaagcaggctcaaAAGAAGCCACAACTATAAAACCGTTGTTAAAAAAATCTTGGCTAAACTTAAACGTGCTGGGGGTAAGAAATTAGATAATCTTCGATCtgagaaaaaagtatttaaaaacaatttcttggAAAATTGTGATCTTATTTCTGGTGAGCAGAGCCCTGAACAAACCCAGAGAACATTTATGGGTCCTCTTGGCAAGCATGGAACATACAAGACAgttggcaataaaaagaagaaaacattgacTTTGCCATTTTCTTGGCAAAAACACTTCCAGAACCAAAATGTGGGTAAAAACTTGAAAGGTATCCTTACGACAGAAAACATGTTAACTATAGATAATTCAGCGAATAATAAAGACGTATCTATCTACGGTTCATCAG ATATGTTCCTCCAGTGCAGGCAACATGATGGTTTACAGAATTTGCTGTACACAAAACTTTTCAAGAACATACCTATTGCATAA